The following coding sequences are from one Panicum hallii strain FIL2 chromosome 5, PHallii_v3.1, whole genome shotgun sequence window:
- the LOC112891447 gene encoding cytokinin dehydrogenase 5 codes for MARCLVIMLLFLISPLISTVGLPVEPPAELLQLGDAAGRGRLSVDASDVREASGDFGGLARAEPAAVFQPRGAGDVAALVRAAYGSARGFRVSARGHGHSISGQAQAPGGVVVDMSHGPGAAARALPAYSPALGGHYVDVWGGDLWVDVLNWTLSHGGLAPRSWTDYLYLSVGGTLSNAGISGQAFHHGPQISNVYELDVVTGKGEVVTCSEAENPDLFFGALGGLGQFGIITRARIALERAPQRVRWIRALYSNFAEFTADQERLISLGAGGGRRFDYVEGFVVAAEGLINNWRSSFFSPQNPVKLSSLKHRSGVLYCLEVTKNYDDGDAASVDQDVDALLGELNFLPGTVFTTDLPYVDFLDRVHKAELKLRAKGMWEVPHPWLNLFVPASRIADFDRGVFRGILGGRTAGAGGPILIYPMIKHKWDPRSSVVTPDEEVFYLVAFLRSAVPGAPESLEALSRQNQRILDFCAEAGIGAKQYLPNHKAPREWAEHFGAARWERFARLKAEFDPRGILATGQGIFPPPGSPALVSDS; via the exons ATGGCGCGGTGCCTGGTAATCATGCTGCTCTTCCTCATCTCCCCCCTCATCTCCACCGTGGGGCTGCCCGTCGAGCCGCCCGCGGAGCTGCTCCAGCTCGGCGACGCCGCGGGCCGCGGCCGCCTCAGCGTCGACGCGTCCGACGTCCGCGAGGCGTCGGGGGACTTCGGGGGCCTCGCGCGCGCCGAGCCGGCGGCTGTATTCCAgccccgcggcgccggcgacgtGGCCGCCCTGGTCCGCGCCGCGTACGGGTCCGCGCGCGGGTTCCGCGTCTCGGCGCGGGGCCACGGCCACTCCATCAGCGGGCAGGCACAGGCGCCGGGTGGGGTGGTGGTGGACATGAGCCACGGCCCCGGCGCCGCGGCGCGGGCATTGCCTGCCTACTCGCCGGCGCTGGGCGGGCACTACGTGGACGTGTGGGGCGGCGACCTGTGGGTCGACGTGCTCAACTGGACGCTCTCCCACGGCGGGCTCGCGCCGCGGTCCTGGACGGACTACCTCTACCTCTCCGTGGGCGGCACCCTCTCCAACGCTGGCATCAGCGGGCAGGCCTTCCACCACGGGCCCCAGATCAGCAATGTCTACGAGCTCGACGTCGTCACGG GCAAGGGTGAGGTGGTGACCTGCTCGGAGGCGGAGAACCCGGACCTCTTCTTCGGCGCGCTCGGCGGGCTCGGCCAGTTCGGCATCATCACGCGGGCGCGCATCGCCCTCGAGCGTGCTCCCCAAAGG GTTCGGTGGATCCGGGCGCTCTACTCCAACTTCGCCGAGTTCACGGCGGACCAGGAGCGCCTCATCTCCctcggcgcgggcggcgggcgccggTTCGACTACGTGGAGGGCTtcgtcgtcgccgccgaggGCCTCATCAACAACTGGCGGTCCTCCTTCTTCTCGCCGCAGAACCCGGTGAAACTCAGCTCGCTCAAGCACCGCTCCGGCGTGCTCTACTGCCTCGAGGTCACCAAGAACTacgacgacggcgacgccgCGTCCGTCGACCAG GACGTGGACGCGCTGCTGGGCGAGCTCAACTTCCTGCCGGGCACGGTGTTCACGACGGACCTGCCGTACGTGGACTTCCTGGACCGCGTGCACAAGGCGGAGCTGAAGCTGCGCGCCAAGGGCATGTGGGAGGTCCCGCACCCGTGGCTCAACCTCTTCGTGCCGGCGTCCCGGATCGCCGACTTCGACCGCGGCGTCTTCCGTGGCATCCTCGGCGGCcgcaccgccggcgccggcgggcccATCCTCATCTACCCCATGATCAAGCACAA GTGGGACCCGCGGAGCTCGGTGGTGACCCCGGACGAGGAGGTGTTCTACCTGGTGGCGTTCCTGCGGTCGGCGGTGCCGGGCGCGCCGGAGAGCCTGGAGGCGCTGTCGCGGCAGAACCAGCGGATCCTCGACTTCTGCGCGGAGGCCGGCATCGGCGCCAAGCAGTACCTGCCCAACCACAAGGCACCGCGCGAGTGGGCGGAGCACTTCGGCGCCGCGCGGTGGGAGCGCTTCGCGCGGCTCAAGGCCGAGTTCGACCCCCGGGGCATCCTGGCGACCGGGCAGGGCATCTTCCCGCCGCCCGGCTCGCCGGCGCTCGTCTCCGACTCGTAG